TTCTTTTAATATTATGAAATCTCAGGATTATTTAATTGTACATAATGTGAGCAACTAATTCCTTTTGTgcaaattaaaatgcaaatcctctatattttgtaatatattaaaagaaatattaatatGTAGACTTGTTGAACAAAATGTGTTTATAGTGCAAAGCTATAAACAAGCTAAAAGCGATCTAAAAACAAGATTGTCTCATTTTTTATAGTCTTAAATACTTTCTAGAAAGCTTTAGATTGTAACTTTTATAGTTttaaaattaagtaaataaatgacaaaaaatacttaatttactttttaaaaaaaatttttgtagAGATTTGTAATTTATGTGAGAGAATACACTATTTCCCTTGTTGAGTATATATCTGGCATCTGTGTATTGAAAGAGTATTTGTAGACCCTGACATCCTGTTTGGGATCCGgtttcactttttaaaaaataattattgttattttgtcTGACATCTATTCTTCTTGTTTATGAACTGGCTGCAGTTGTAGCTTTTGATCTGGGAAACATTCTGGGTTTCTGTCTACATTTCTCCTTTTAGTAAAAACCTGTGTGATCTGGTGTCTAAATGAGGGGCAGAAAAAAAAGTAGAGCACTGGGTCAAAGCACAGGTTTAGGATGGCCAGAAGCAAAGTAGACTCTTTGGCTAAGAATAGGTGCTTCTTAACACCACAGTCAGTAATTATCTCgttttgtgtaaatgtataagGCATTCGAACTGCATGATATGGCACAAAGCAGACAACATAAGCCACTGTCACCATGGCGATATTGACAGTGGCATGGTGAGCAGTGGCCTGCTCCTGAGGGTCTCCTCCACGTTTGCCCCAAAACTGTTTAAGTACCAGGCCGTTGGACATAAGCACAGCCACAGAGGCATTCATGAAAATTGCCATGCCCAGAAAAACAGAGAGTGTATGCCAGTGCTTGCCAACATCCTGCTTAATGTCTTTACATGTTATTAAAGTGCTGTTAGAAATCTTGTCCTTGATTGGGATGGCCATGTTGGGGACATTTATGAAGAGCACCAGAAGCCAGACTACAGCTGACATCACCAAGGCAAAGCCCACCTCTTGTAGGCGGAACAGCTTGGAGCTCTGGGTAATCTGGACATAACGTTGTACACTGACAAAAGCCAGAAATATGATGGAGGCATACATGCTGATGTAGATGAGTGGTGAACTGACTTGACAGTGGAAAATTGTTAGTCTCTGGGATTCCACACCAAAGTCTACAGCGATCTTCACTGGCAGTGCCAATGTCAGCAAGAAGTCAGATGTCAGAAGGTTGATCAGGTAGACATTCATGCACTTCTTGACGCTTCTACTGTGTATAAATGCCCAGAGTGCCACTAGGCTGCCAGCCATGCCTATCAGGAAGATAATGATGTAGAATGTGGCAAATGGCACCATCTTGTCATTTACCACACAGCTCTCATCCTTCATACTGGAATCTGTTGTAGGCTCCATTTTTGTAGGCTCCATTTTTGGAAAGACGTGTAGTTGAATTAGAGTGTGTCACAATTTATCCAGTGTGTTGGATGGGTTGATGTCATTACAAGAGACCTTGATAAGGTGTTGACTGTAGTCTTTCTTTGTTGTAAGCTTGCTGGATCCTGACAGTACTCAGACGACTAAATCTGTGCAAAGGTGATCCAGACTAATGGAAGGAAGTGGTGCAAAACTGTCTTGCAGAGAAAACATGTTATCCTGTCTGTTGATAAATCAGGACGGAAGCTGCAGAGACAAAGATTtcatatatttaacatttttgcaAATGTTACAGGCAAATGTTATTAAGCTGTATGAGGCATTTGGCTGATATGGTTTGGGGTTACTTGATTTTTAGCCTAAATGTTTCTAGCCTGTTTAACTTCCTTTTTAACATTTATCTTTATGGCTTTTGTCAGATTCTTTTATTTAGAAGAAGTAAATGTTTAacaacaatttttatttatttttagccccataaattcattgttttatttcagaaaCAGTCTGCTACAATACCTAGTCAAATCTTATAGAATTTAAATTTATCCTGCAGccatttattgttattaacCTCAGGAAGATTATGTAAATGCAAAAAAGGAGAAGTAGGACGTAAACAAAGTTTACAAAGACTTcttatatatgttttttgttttaagtcAATGTAGTTAACAAGAAGCAACAGTATTATGAACAGCAAGGTacagtgtattgtgtaatgtatctactcacaaacatgttaatatgtaatagacacaaaaaacatttagcCAACCAGAGTAATCAGACACATAGACAAAAGCAACCATGAAGAAACGTCATCTGTGACAAAAATACTGTACAAAACTGTACAATTCTCCTTTACAGTGCCATGTGTTATCCCCAGTTTCACTTTTACCTCTGTATTGATGTGGAAATTTTATAGTTCACTTAATCACTTTACATCTACAGTTACATTTGATGACTGTTTCACAGATAtataggtctctctctctctcgctctcgctctctctctctctctctgtctcatatatatatatacatatatacacacacacacacacacacacacacacacacacacacacacacacacatatatatatatatatatatatatatatatatatatatatatatatatatatatatatatatatatatatatatatatatatatgtatatatataaagatattacAAAAGAGCAGTTTGTTAAGACAAGACACAGTTAAAAATACTTATAGAATATAGATGCTCATACTTGATAAAAAGTCCAAGTAGGATTCTGTTCATTTGAGACGCTTTTATTTTCAAATCTCACTTTATCACAACCCACATGTGGTAATAAACACTTGAGATgttttgtttgtaaaaaaaaaaaaaagtttaagcaTTACATGCATCATAATTGAAAGACTTCAAGCAGgaaaacacagacatacaaagaCATTGTGTAAAAAGAGACTCACCTCATGTTCACTCGCTCTTCGCCTCCGGCAGCATGTTGTCTCTACTAAACACCACTTCCTGTATATTTTCTCTAGTGTTTCTTCTGCCTAACACCAATAACATTCTACAACGCAAAAGGGGGCGTCAGCTAAACTGTGTGGTGCAGTGACGTCTCAGGAACTTTCCAATTCTCGGTAACAAAAACCACAAAGTATCTGTCACTTAAAGCTTCGGTGCACCAAATCAGCATGTAGTCCTCATGTCAAAAGGCATCCTGACAAAAAGCAAATCATTTTATCACTCTGTGCTTGATGTAAGTAAGGTTGAAAGCTTAGTCTGTTTGGAAAAAACCCACACTGCTTAGGAGATGAAGCTGTGATTAAACTGAAATTGAGGAAGTTGTGTCAGAGCTGCCTGGGGAAATCACCACAATTATTGTCTTGTTCCTCTATTACTCTAAATGTTACATTAATCTAATTATTCATTTCCTTTGCAGTAAAGTGACTCAGTGAGCTTTAAATTGCATTACATGTCATGAATGAATTTTCTAAAAAGTTCTAAACAGTAAAGGAATCAGTGttaattgtgtatatatattgtaaaataacatttttaatgtgGCACTATATAAACATCACAGTCATGGTTTATATATAGAGTTCATAAGTATTTATGGACAGTGACACAATATTTGTAATTTTGTATCTGTACACCGCCAtaatatatttgaaataaagCAATCAGTATGTGACTGGAGTGTTATGTTTTAGCTTACTTCAAGTGGTTTAACACAAATATCAACTGTTTAACTGCAGCCATATTTACATAGTCCCTCCATTTTCTAATTTATATAGACAGACTAACATAAATATAAGGATTATTTTTGCAAAATGCAAATCCATTGCAATTAATGACCTTCTGAAGTCTAGAACCCATGAACCCTGCTTGTTTGTGGGTCTTTCTGCCTTTAGGTTCAACTTTAATAAGCACCATCATATCAGTTTTGAGTGAACCTGAAAAGGAAGTATAGCTGTGTACAATTTAAAATTGATTCTGCTACTATAgtactatactactatactaccCAATTCCACTGGCATCTGTACATCTATTCTCATACCATAGCACTGCCTTCACAATGTTTGACAGATGGTGTGGTTTGCATTTAGATCATAAGCCCTACAGTTCCTTCTCTATATGCATATCTTACTAGTACATGTTaatcttggtttcatctgacCAAAGAATGTTATTTCAGAACTaggcagggttttttttacatgctttCTTCTTAACTCTAAGTGAGCCAAAATATTGTGAAGATTTTCTTCACCAAGGAAACAATCTTTACAATCATCCGCTTTTCTGTGGTCTTCAAAGGTGTTTTGGTGTTGCTGAGCTCACCAGtacattctttctttttaagaatGTACAAAATTTTGCTGATTTCTGCTATCTCTCTGACCGATCTGTTCACAACTGACCATTAAGCTGCTTACCTACACTTTGATCACATCTTGATTGCTTCAGTTCAGATCCACTGTGGTGGTGTACATGGTCAAAATTACTTATGGACCTGACTGTAATACGCTGTCTATGGTACATCGAACtgttacataaaaaataattattcaaaatatttatcATTCACAAgcagtaaatttttttttttttttttttggtgaatttTCTCTGTATTCACTGCTGAATACCATTGTTAGTTTTAATTTATGACGTCGTAGTTTGCAGTTCTAGCTGGCACAGGTGGATATTCTCCAGTGGACTGGCACTTTCACGTCTCACTGTGACATGTGATTCCCCTGTCTCTGTGTTGCTTTGTTTCCTGCTATCTCTTTGGACTTTGCTCACTGTTTGACTACTGGACACTTTGAATTTTCTGATGCCAATTTGTTCACGAAATCCCTTGCAAAAGACAAAATATATCAGGGGATCCATGCATGCATTGAGTACTGAAAGCAGAACTGTGACCTCCTTTATAATGTAAAACGACTTGGCAGAAATACCACATCCCTGTAACAGTGGCTTTAGGAAGGCATATGGGAGCCTCACTAGGTGGTAGGGAACAAAgcacacacagaacaccaccACAAGCACTAGCATGTTGCGCTTAGACCTGCCCAGTTTACCCTGGCTCCTTTGGCTCTGCATGGGGGTGTGGGCATGTCGAAGCCTTCTCACTGTGCCCCAATAGAACATATTCAGGGACACCAGCACAAAGGCGAAGATGAGTGCAGAAACACAGTGGATGATCTTGTAGACCGTGCTGACCTGATGGCTATGCAAGGATTCACAGCCGATGGCATGCGGATTTGGAGCAGCTCCCCAGGATGTgctcagaaacacaacagtgtaAATTAAAGCCATTGTAGATAAGGAAGTCCATGTTATAATGGAGATACAGCGTGCAGCATGGGCTGTCTGCAGTACATGAGTCTTTAATGGATAGGCAATCTTTAAAaatctaaagaaataaaaacaatgattACTTtgactgttctgttctgtttaatTGTACAATAGAAGCATTTCTCCTAGTAAAGTAACATTTCAGTGAATGTGGTGTTATCACTACATGTGGGTTAAATTACCAAGACCTGTTATCTACATGCATTCTGAAACACATAGTCTTTTGCACAAGACTTCATGTTTAGGTACCTGTTTGCAGCGATATATTCCATGAAGAGAATGCTGGCATACATGTTGAGATAGAAGCCTGAAGCACCAAAACTGCAGTAAATAAGTCGCATGGTTGTAGATTTGTTAGCATAGTTGGCAATGCGCAAAGGCAAAACAAGGCAGAGGAAGAAGTCAGCTGCAGCCAGGTTCTTTAGGTAGACCGTGACACTGGACTGAAATCGTAGACTGGTGCAGTAATACACTCGCATGGTGATGGTGTTCAATGCTAAACATACAAGGAAGACTGTTGAgtaggaaaaaatgaaaaaaggatGGGCTGGCACCTCTGACAGGCCACAGGAGTCCAGTGTTGaatttgttgtgtttgatgctgtGCTCTCATTCAAAGCACTGGCTGTCGTTGTCATTTTATAACTGCATAAAGGAGTTGTAGAGATTATATTACAACAAACTGCTCTCTATCACCACACCTGCATGAACATTatacaaaacattaaacaagTAACAGACTGATTGGGCTAGTAAAAATCAATTAGGAAATAGgctaacaaataacaaatacaaaatgaagATGATTTTGTTCTGAGTggattttaaaaatactttCAGCTTAAATGTGCAACTTTCCCAGAAGCATAGCCTGCTGCATAATGTATACAGTGGTTACAATAATCAATAATGTTACTATTTTAGTGACTTTGTGGCTATacttgcatgtgtgtgcatgtatgtgtaaaTGAGGGAGAAAGTCAGAGACTCCAGTTAATTCAAATTGGCTAGACAAAAATTTATCGCTGTTAGGGAAGTGAAAAGGATGTTAAATGTTTCAGAACTGAAATGTTACTTTCAGTCTCTTTTTATTGATCTgtctttctcatgcacacattATAAATTCTCAGTGCCAACTTTACCATGTATTTCTCATGTATTGGCATTTTTTCAGCAACAGGTCGATTTGGCCAACAGACAAGTAAAATGTGATGGGTTGGAAGATTTAAAACAAGCTGATAAATATTTTGAGCATTAAAAAATTATACTATTTGTTTTGCAGATTTGCTGATATTTGTATTCCCATTTATTTCAAAGAATACATTCTGAAACGTAAgtattatatgtaaataaaacaatatttgcatagttatttgcatttcatttccCTTTATTTAAAATGCTTGGGCTTAGCTTATTATCACAGTTACTGTGTGATATGTGTTTAATGTATGAATCATACATCATGTCATTTAAAACtaagcatttaaaaaatttttcattaaatgttttttttcattaaatgcattaattaattattttcaaaTTTATGACTAAAGTCATTGTCATTCCATTTATTCATATTGtctattttttgtgtgtatgttaaatTTAAGACCTCTGTCCTTTGTGAAGTTTTACGAGGTTTTAATAATGTACTCACCCATGCACAGTCATCTCCAGTCAGGAAGAGCACAGCAGAGATGCTATCTCTATGCTTCCCTCTATAAACTCAAACAAGGAAGAAAAATTGGTTTCAGTGCAAAAAGTGTCTTTGTCTATGAGACAGAAGTGGTTGTGATAATAGGTTTGACTGACTCACTGTTATCTTCCGTCACAGCTATTGATAAAGACCTGCCCCCAATCCCCAGCGCCTTCCATGGTTTCCTAAAAACATTATTCTTCTTAGTTGTAATGACAGATGGTTAGGAGACATTTATGTTTATGCTGTGTAGAAAGTACATTGTATAACACCCTTAATGCAAAGCATAATTATTTGTGTTTCCTGTAAATCCACAGGTTTCAGAACCTAATCCTGTAATATCCCCTGACCTAATTATCCAACTACaataatcagctaattaacagcCCATCTTGAGTTGAAGAGGAACTGTTTGAAGGTAAACACTAATATGCACAATGGGGTGTATTCTACACTAAGGTTGGGAACTTGTGCTGTAGGTCATTGTTTCTACCTGTCAGTGTATCCTTTGTAATTCTATACAGAAGGTTGTAAAGACAAGTGTTTTGTTCAATCTCACCTCGTTCAATCTCAACGAGGCAATATTAAGAGCTTATCAGATCAGCAATGAAGGCAGGGAGCCCCAGAGAGATATATGAGGTGTGAGGATTGCGTATTATGTGTCTATGTGCTGCCCCCTTGTGGAATCTGTTTCCAAATTAAACTACACTCCATTTAATCTTGAAGCAAGATCAAAAACAGCTGAAGTCCTGTTTGGTAGCCAGCTTCACTTCACCAAGGATCCACAATATTCACAGTCTGTGTTAACTGCAGTATCACAACAAGCCTTACACAATGTTAAGGTGAGTCAGATTTTCCTCACAAAGACCTGCATGCAAGGATGGCACAAATACATTGGCTCAAATGTTTGCTGGAAAAGCTGGAGGATGGATCAGGCTAAAGaaaatattacaataattaTTTGATTGcttaacctttaaaaaaaatgtgctcttgtgatatttttttacatacaaTAGGAATACGGGTCTGGTAGTAGTCCTTGAACCCCTGAATTGTACTGGCCGAAGAAGTAGCCCTGTATTGGAGGGCCAGACCACTAAAATgcttgtggacacctgaccatcacagtaTTATGTGATGAACATACCATATGAACAtaccattccagatttattccacaCTTTCACTGTTATAACCTCCTCTTCTACaggctttccattagatttGGAGCATGACAGTGAAGATGTGTCCATTCATCCACAAAAGAAGGGGCAATCCTAatactacagcatacaaaggcaCTTTAATAAAGTGTATTTCCAACTTAATACAACAGTTTGGCATAAAAACaacatatggatgtgatggtcaggtgacaACAaactttggccatatagtgtatatcttcTGACCAAGGAGAAGTTGAGAACAAGCAGaatttaaaaatttaataatttgttttaCCTCATTGTTCAGCATGAATAAGGCCTTACAGCACTATACATGAGGTGACTATTGAGTCCTGGCCCATGTGAGTCCAGTGTATTCAATCCATCGATTGTAGCCAATTTTGTATAAAATACAGATTCTCCATGATAGTGGGGCCAAGAccttaagttaagtagcctttatttgtcacatatacatgacTGCACAGAAAAAATTTGTGTAATATCTGTAATGTCGGGTTTAAAAAAACAGCTCGGAAAGGGATGCTGAGAACAGGgttagccatgatgcagcacccctggagcgaGGGGGGTTAGGGGGCTTGCCTCAAgggctggggcttaaaccctgatTTTCCaataaacaacccagagccataaCCACTAACCATAACCACTCAGTGGCCATAACCACTCAGTGTGCTCTGTGAGGACCATTAGGGATAATCTCACTACTTTCATATTAAATTGCCACAATGGTCTACAAGTCTCATGTGTTCAAATCTGTCTATTTTAAATTTTGCTTGCATAAACCACAGGGTGTACATTAACTGCCTTCCTCCCACCCTAGGATCTCCACCTACAGTACTTGGTCTCCTTGAGGAAATTATAattcacacttattcacacactcaatcatacCTAGGGGCAGTTTACCTTAGCCAGTCCACCTAAACTAGAGAACACAGAGGACAGTCTACACAAACAGCAacttgagctcaggatcaaaccttGCTTTAAGGCATCAACGCTACTCGCCCCACCACCTTCCCATTCAACAGCACTCTGCCCAGAAATACTCTACATTACCCTGAAAGATTAAATGGGCGGTTGGACTTATGAAGAATGCAAACTTACCCAAATTATGTAAATTATGTATTTAAAGAATtgtttgatatataaatattgtttttacaaatttaaatgtaaaatgacaaaaataagtTTAATTCATTAAACATTTCTTTAGAGTTTTTAGGATAACTATATTAATCATGTAAACCCAAATGTTGGGTTACAAAGTTTTACAGATTTCCCAGCTTTTATGAGTTCTTCAGTATTGAGTCTGATAATaccaatcagatttttttttaaaaggtattTGAGATTTTTTATTGACTGTTGTGACTTCTTCTTGATGAAATTATTTGGTTTTGCCTTCTCCTTTCGGACACCATGCCTTTGCAAAATGAGACAGAAACTGGAACACAACACTGCTCATGTGCTCGTTTTGTTTTTGGTCTAGCTCTATGTGACTGACCCACTAACCACCTTGGTGTCTCAGCAACCATCAATTCCTCTTTCTGCTTCTACAGTATTTCTTCTCTACAAATTTCTGGTGCTTAGTCTGAGGGTAACAGGTGGTATCCCATTAGTAGCCTCTGCAGTAGACAGCTTTTGCAGAAACAACTCTTGAAATGCTCTACACATAAGAAAATATACCAGAAGGTCTAGACACACATTCAATGAAGCCATGAACAATGCGGCCTCTTTGGCCTGGAAGAGCTGGAATTGGGTTTGAGTGCTAAGACTGATGTTAAACCTCTGGTTCAGAGTGTAAGGCACTCTGCAAACATGATATGACACAAAGCAGAGAAAAAACACAGCCAGCAAGCTGAAAATATCTTGGTTAGACTTACACTTTGCTCGGCTTCTGTCTCGCTTTTGGTAAGAGTGGTCACCTGGCAGGCTGTGGAACAGTAGcagaaattgaaattgaaagcAATGGACAGAGACTTCATGTCAGGTGCATCTTCAAATGCATGCAGGAGCTTCCCTCTGCAGCAGGCTTGTTGGTCAGCAGTGTGTTAAGGAGCATGCAGAGTAGCATCAGTGCCCAGGACAGAAACACCAGACATCTGGCAAGGCAAGGCCAAGCTGAGCACAAGGTTGCATGCACAATTTTGACATAACGCTAAAGGCAGATGAGGACCATGAAGATGATGCCTGTATACATAGTAGAAGAGCACAGCTGTGTAGCGGCAAACCACCTTCTTTGGACATTTTTAGAGGTTTCCGCAATAGCAACCACATATGacatatttccttttttatcaTTTCAGAAAAAATGTGTCATTGAAGCTTTTCCTGTAAGCACTGTTGCACTGTACAATCATGGAATTGAGAAATTTGCTTCATGTTTCTCCATATCTTTTTAAGCTAGTCTTGTTAATTCTACATTGCCAAGAGAAATTATTCAGTAATAGAGAAACACTTTCTGTAATAGAGAAACACTATGCTGTGAACAAAATCTTTATGGACACAGTTTTAAAAGCTTTGTTTGTGATAGAAAGGATTATGTTTGCAGTCACAGCATGGTCGTTGAACTTTTCAAGATTCAAGTTTCTTTTATTGTCACTATCCTGAGAACAGTGAAATTAGAGCTTTCCTTACAGTGCAATTCACATATAATGTGGGGCAAACTGTATATCCAttttaacaaatgaaataagtgtaaaaaacaaacaaaaaaaaacaactacagTCACAGCAATAGTAATAAATACATCAGTTATTGTAAGCGATGTATaagtatgtaaatattttatatggattgaaatatactgctcaaaaaaattaaatgaatacttTTTAATTagagtatagcatcaagtcaattaaaatcctgggatattgatctggtcagttaagtagcagaggTGGTTGTTattcagtttcagctgctttggtgttaataaaattaacaacagatgcactagatgggcaacaatgagatgacccccaaaacaggaatggttttacaggtggaggccaTTGACATGTTTTtccctactcatcttttctgactgttttccactagttttgcatttggctatGGTCAGTATCcctactggtagcatgaggcaatacctggaccctacagaggttgcacagACAGTCCAACTCCcccaggatggcacatcaatacgtgccattgccagaaggtttgttgtgtctcccagcacagtctcagAGCATTAAGAAGATTCCAGGAGAGAGGCAGTTAGTGTAGaagagctggacagggccgtagaaggtccttaacccatcagcaggaccggtatctgctcctttgtgcaaggaggaacaggatgagcactgccagagccctacaaaatgaccttgagcaggccactggtgtgaa
The window above is part of the Hemibagrus wyckioides isolate EC202008001 linkage group LG17, SWU_Hwy_1.0, whole genome shotgun sequence genome. Proteins encoded here:
- the gpr171 gene encoding G-protein coupled receptor 171 produces the protein MEPTKMEPTTDSSMKDESCVVNDKMVPFATFYIIIFLIGMAGSLVALWAFIHSRSVKKCMNVYLINLLTSDFLLTLALPVKIAVDFGVESQRLTIFHCQVSSPLIYISMYASIIFLAFVSVQRYVQITQSSKLFRLQEVGFALVMSAVVWLLVLFINVPNMAIPIKDKISNSTLITCKDIKQDVGKHWHTLSVFLGMAIFMNASVAVLMSNGLVLKQFWGKRGGDPQEQATAHHATVNIAMVTVAYVVCFVPYHAVRMPYTFTQNEIITDCGVKKHLFLAKESTLLLAILNLCFDPVLYFFFCPSFRHQITQVFTKRRNVDRNPECFPDQKLQLQPVHKQEE
- the LOC131367520 gene encoding lysophosphatidic acid receptor 5-like translates to MTVHGYKMTTTASALNESTASNTTNSTLDSCGLSEVPAHPFFIFSYSTVFLVCLALNTITMRVYYCTSLRFQSSVTVYLKNLAAADFFLCLVLPLRIANYANKSTTMRLIYCSFGASGFYLNMYASILFMEYIAANRYLNMKSCAKDYVFQNACR